A window of Thunnus thynnus chromosome 17, fThuThy2.1, whole genome shotgun sequence contains these coding sequences:
- the gpatch8 gene encoding G patch domain-containing protein 8 isoform X2, whose translation MQGRTDPVPIILKYDVMGMGRMEMELDYAEDATEKRRVLEVEKEDTEELRQKYKDQMEKEKAIAKALEDLRANFYCELCDKQYTKHQEFDNHINSYDHAHKQRLKELKQREFARNVSSRSRKGGKKQEKMLRRLHELAEQRKQQDCTPGSGPMFKTTTVAVDGEKTEDGDNMTPENPALTDGTLEGSLADKTGQASPKPGPTISFSLGKNNSSSPTPSGASKVSVSFSFAKKAPVKLETAAAVFADHGEEAMEEEESQEGERAGGQEETSVCSTDSPKGGSGGGEGEGGEGTSVAGTEEVQQPDDGGSLASTLNKLKMMMKKEEGYAGQEPQYYHYIPPAHCRVKPHFQFLLFMKATDQCQSKEEEDEEEGQEEKKVEESSEQTESNVTECKTEKEQDIVTSTPDPEPTPPSPKVKTEEVSSCAADTSSTVPTSPTQKEESTQDTPDSNLGPKIPTGPFFPVLSKDESTTLQWPSELLEFTKAQPSLSYSCNPLYFDFKLSRNKGVRGGKAVKTSKPCEESDDKGQEIAASTTKVDTTTKPGTSTDKDKQTMKGESGQSEGDEQKLATGSSSAKKKKKKKKHKKSSKHSKRKGKEKGAAEDAEGETELTQEKPKKKKKHKRKKSKNKAPDQEEATGDDKEKAKPKSEDKTVASSVQLTPGGGGTPGNTGVEMGKRKRATKEVPCKSGVEEGGTGKSTDKANSSEEHSGTKRQKTDSSAPQSASCSSSAQKSPGPGRPPSSDSEEEGGSTTQRSRHHRSSPREQRRHHSEESRRSCSRSSRRGERRGSSRRRHHRSKTSRSHSYSSSSERSSAGSSAYSHHSRSYSDSYSDYSTEGRRRRHSKRSSDSEYERRGSRGRRRSRRHQYSSSSSEDSRSRSRSYSRRKRHRRHHRSSSRSSSSWSRSTSARSWRRSYSRSHSSASRSSSSTKGSPHRRGPRSRADSDSHRRDFNRSRIYRSQSPRSSSSRGLNRNTHSSSSQALRPGGSRDAGEQKNTLTARQLLEKVQSKKSSDDSATGTKSGIKIKDPPQGYFGPKLPPALGNKALLPLFGKLQAGKKPPVIPLTRPDEGEKSGAGKGSEAEGEVILVEPIREFPPPPPPPAPPVQKVEEAPQSTVVQEETTHPTAEAPVHQEPRPLFEQEPSIMMPQYQGESGQDPSQNPMMESLMPEMQQQPPMHAYPAYPPPNLEEDGMEAEEDGLAPLESQPITFTPEEMEKYSKLQQAAQQHIQQQLLAKQVKTFPSAAAAAAAAAAAANLAPAPPPPALQQIHIQQPTVSVASGTSITTVQHAILQHHAATAAAMGIHPAHPHHPHPAHAQLAQVHHIPQHHLTPISLSPLGPSLGHSLGHSLGHAGLIPAHHTAFLSGQPIHIIPASALHHTPLALHHVPHTALYPTLFTPRPSQAAAAAALQLHPLLHPIFSGQDLQHPPNHGS comes from the exons ATGCAGG GACGCACCGACCCTGTGCCCATCATCCTCAAATATGATGTCATGGGGATGGGAAGAATGGAGATGGAG CTTGACTATGCAGAAGACgccacagagaagagaagagtgCTTGAAGTGGAGAAGGAGGATACAGAAGAACTGCGGCAAAAATACAAG GACCAGATGGAAAAGGAGAAAGCCATCGCAAAGGCGCTGGAAGACCTGAGAGCCAATTTCTACTGTGAGCTTTGTGACAAACAGTACACTAAACACCAGGAATTCGACAACCACATTAACTCTTATGACCACGCTCATAAACAG AGGCTTAAAGAGCTAAAGCAGAGAGAGTTTGCTCGTAATGTATCATCTCGTTCCCGGAAAGGTGGAAAGAAGCAAGAAAAGATGCTGCGCAGATTGCATGAGCTGGCtgagcagagaaaacagcaggactg TACTCCAGGAAGTGGGCCCATGTTCAAAACTACCACAGTGGCTGTGGAtggagagaagacagaagatggCGACAATATGACGCCCGAGAACCCTGCTTTGACAGATGGTACCCTGGAAGGATCACTGGCAGATAAAACTGGGCAGGCCTCCCCAAAGCCTGGCCCAACTATTAGCTTCTCTCTGGGGAAAAACAATTCGTCCTCCCCAACGCCTAGTGGTGCATCCAAAGTCAGCGTGTCCTTCTCTTTTGCCAAGAAAGCCCCAGTTAAGCTGgagacagcagctgcagtgttTGCTGATCATGGAGAGGAGGctatggaggaagaggagagccAGGAGGGAGAAAGAGCTGGAGGACAAGAGGAGACCTCCGTCTGTAGCACAGACAGCCCCAAAGGAGGATCAGGtggaggtgaaggtgaaggaggagagggcACTAGTGTGGCAGGGACAGAGGAGGTGCAACAGCCTGATGACGGAGGCTCTCTAGCCTCCACTCTCAACAAactgaagatgatgatgaaaaaggaggaaggatatGCTGGACAGGAACCTCAGTACTATCACTATATACCTCCAGCTCACTGCCGGGTAAAGCCTCACTTCCAGTTTTTGCTGTTCATGAAGGCAACTGATCAGTGTCagagcaaagaagaagaagacgaggaagaagggcaggaggagaaaaaggtCGAAGAAAGTTCAGAACAGACAGAGTCCAACGTTACAGAGTGTAAGACTGAAAAAGAACAAGATATTGTCACTTCGACCCCTGACCCAGAGCCAACTCCTCCATCACCTAAAGTGAAGACGGAGGAAGTCTCTTCATGCGCAGCAGACACATCTTCCACTGTACCCACTTCTCCTACACAAAAAGAAGAGAGCACACAGGACACCCCGGATTCCAACTTGGGCCCTAAAATTCCCACAGGTCCCTTCTTCCCTGTTCTGAGCAAAGATGAGAGCACTACCCTGCAGTGGCCCTCTGAACTCCTCGAATTTACAAAAGCTCAGCCGTCCCTGTCTTACAGCTGTAATCCCCTCTACTTTGACTTCAAGCTGTCCCGTAACAAAGGAGTGCGTGGTGGAAAAGCAGTCAAGACCTCTAAGCCTTGTGAAGAGTCTGATGACAAGGGACAAGAAATAGCTGCTTCAACAACTAAAGTAGATACAACTACTAAACCTGGGACCAGCACTGATAAAGATAAGCAAACGATGAAGGGGGAGTCTGGCCAATCAGAAGGTGATGAGCAAAAACTTGCAACTGGCAGCAGTAGcgccaagaaaaaaaagaaaaagaagaagcatAAGAAGTCTTCGAAGCACTCAAAAcgcaaaggaaaagaaaagggagcAGCAGAAGACGCAGAGGGAGAGACTGAGTTAACACAAGAGAAgcccaaaaaaaagaaaaaacacaaacggAAGAAGAGCAAAAACAAGGCTCCGGATCAAGAAGAGGCAACCGGTGATGacaaagagaaagcaaaacCAAAGTCTGAAGATAAAACTGTCGCCTCTTCTGTTCAGCTGacacctggaggaggaggaactcCCGGAAATACAGGAGTAGAAATGGGGAAGAGGAAACGTGCTACTAAGGAAGTGCCTTGCAAGTCTGGAGTCGAGGAAGGTGGCACCGGGAAAAGCACGGACAAGGCTAACTCCTCAGAGGAGCACAGTGGCACCAAGCGACAAAAGACTGACTCTAGTGCACCTCAAAGTGCCTCCTGTTCCAGCTCAGCCCAAAAGAGTCCTGGTCCCGGAAGACCTCCTAGCAgtgacagtgaagaagaagggGGCTCTACTACACAGCGCTCACGTCATCACAGGTCAAGTCCTCGGGAACAACGGCGCCACCATAGTGAGGAATCAAGACGGTCCTGCAGCCGCTCATCAAGACGGGGGGAAAGACGGGGTAGCAGTCGTCGTCGGCACCATCGTAGCAAAACCTCACGAAGTCACTCTTACTCTAGCAGCTCTGAGCGCTCCTCAGCAGGCAGCAGTGCCTACAGCCACCATAGCCGCAGCTACTCAGACAGCTACAGCGACTACAGCACAGAGGGTCGGAGACGAAGGCACTCCAAACGCTCGTCAGACTCTGAGTATGAGAGGAGGGGTAGCCGAGGACGTAGACGATCCAGGAGACATCAgtactcctcttcctcctcagaaGACTCCCGCTCACGTTCACGCAGCTACAGCCGCAGGAAGAGGCACCGGCGGCACCACCGGAGTAGTTCAAGAAGCTCCAGTAGCTGGAGCCGCAGCACCAGTGCAAGATCGTGGAGGCGCAGCTACAGTCGTAGCCACAGCTCCGCCAGCCGCTCCTCCAGTTCCACCAAAGGCTCCCCTCACCGGAGAGGCCCCAGGAGTCGAGCGGACAGTGACTCACACCGCAGAGACTTCAACCGCTCTCGCATCTATCGCTCCCAGTCTCCACGTTCATCTTCGTCACGAGGCCTTAATCGTAATACCCATTCATCTAGCTCACAGGCTCTGAGGCCAGGAGGGTCCCGGGATGCAGGGGAACAGAAAAACACCCTTACTGCACGCCAGCTGCTGGAGAAGGTTCAGTCtaaaaaaagctctgatgatTCTGCCACAGGAACAAAATCTGGGATTAAGATTAAGGACCCACCACAGGGATACTTTGGTCCCAAACTACCCCCAGCCCTGGGAAACAAAGCCCTTCTGCCACTATTCGGTAAACTTCAGGCAGGAAAGAAACCACCAGTGATTCCCCTAACCAGACCTGATGAGGGGGAGAAATCAGGAGCAGGGAAGGGCTCTGAGGCCGAGGGAGAGGTTATCCTGGTTGAGCCTATAAGGGAGttccctcctccaccaccacctccagcTCCACCGGTCCAGAAAGTTGAGGAGGCCCCACAGAGCACAGTGGTGCAAGAAGAGACAACGCACCCCACTGCAGAAGCCCCAGTCCACCAAGAACCCCGACCACTGTTTGAACAGGAGCCTTCCATAATGATGCCGCAGTACCAAGGAGAATCAGGACAGGACCCCTCTCAGAACCCCATGATGGAATCCCTCATGCCAGAAATGCAACAGCAGCCTCCAATGCATGCCTATCCTGCTTACCCACCACCTAACCTGGAGGAGGATGGCATGGAGGCAGAAGAGGATGGATTGGCCCCTTTGGAGAGTCAGCCCATTACGTTCACAccagaggagatggagaaatACAGCAAGCTGCAACAGGCTGCACAGCAACACATCCAGCAGCAGCTTTTGGCAAAGCAGGTTAAGACATTTCCTTCTGCAGCTGCAGCCGCCGCTGCCGCTGCAGCAGCTGCCAACTTGGCCccagctcctcctcccccaGCCCTGCAACAGATCCACATTCAGCAGCCCACTGTATCCGTAGCCTCTGGCACGTCGATCACTACAGTGCAACATGCCATCCTGCAGCACCatgctgccactgctgcagcCATGGGCATCCACCCAGCGCATCCACACCACCCACACCCTGCCCATGCACAGTTGGCCCAGGTACACCACATTCCCCAACACCACCTTACCCCcatctccctttctcctttGGGCCCCTCCCTTGGTCATTCTCTGGGACACTCACTGGGACACGCTGGGCTGATTCCAGCCCACCACACAGCCTTCCTCTCTGGTCAGCCTATTCATATTATCCCAGCATCTGCACTTCACCACACACCCTTAGCTCTCCACCATGTCCCACATACAGCCCTCTACCCCACACTTTTCACACCCCGGCCCTcacaggctgctgctgcagcagctctcCAGCTGCACCCTCTCCTACACCCAATCTTCTCAGGGCAGGACCTCCAGCATCCTCCTAACCATGGCTCTTGA